A single region of the Drosophila miranda strain MSH22 chromosome 2, D.miranda_PacBio2.1, whole genome shotgun sequence genome encodes:
- the LOC108155427 gene encoding afadin isoform X6 has translation MMDWGIRRSIMFHVRRRPADSQPRRRKKKPLGAANGASHMSGDREGPVLVEVTHSGDGGRRIKLGSDPVEVGSANTNCLQLFGPSIQPRHCLISLHEGVCTVTPLHTDALTFVNGHHISQPTILHNGSVVMFGRVASYRFLDSPTDGRYNLALSQSQLDSACLYESRSPTSPGSWNDEDGALSSTHKSEYDQHQQSNQSSGYQNNNNNNNSSEHPLSSTLRGDVVDSKATGQDQAANATGLLGGTHTMAYDGQSLEGNLENETKSISSMKSSGSNSQDRSPKMPGSGLLAGGGGSGSGDAQGQEPILPAVLEFPETHQELFLRHIISELDVNVPHFKLAPVYSLYLCARYRASTHYRPELQPTERAHKLTMFLHHVANLVYSVVQEQYTDPRILAFWMANSSEFLHFLKSDRHISAFSVQAQEVLAEAVQTAFRNLVNCFRLELSQTLNQFLSENIDHDSAAGLVLTVLGSAMALLRRCRVNAALTIQLFSQLFHYINVICFNTIVANSQMCTSDWGKVMTERLQLLELWAERQGLELAADCHLAKINQCAQFLQAPKSSVEEIQQLACSCFRLNSLQMGALLQQEKIPRNLVDTAIRMAESVADELTRADGREVRLEESPELHLALLLPDDGFSCDVVRGIPTGLVDFLNPLQQQGMCRLAAQPTSIGLWTVYMHQFNARSSSAMSNKLPQPELQLIKLHKNSNGMGLSIVAAKGAGQERLGIYIKSVVPGGAADADGRLQAGDQLLRVDGQSLIGITQERAADYLVRTGPVVSLEVAKQGAIYHGLATLLQQPSPVIQRGNRRMSERDLTRMGAAESSKSLGGIGGPLIATGHANHSLSLSQHLNNSHNMNSNSNSNSHNSNSNSSIINPLAAHLPNSKSVPALHHHTGSGTISLANSKSRSTHSLHNNTSAAMGGIGGGVGPGPGPGSGPGPGVGAGMLGQPNGSHNNANGNGNGNGNGNEQGFYQNLSVYRAQNQSQQILNERPPMSTHAAMNAYNGNSPLAQQQQQPQQPQPSPYQQQQQQQLLQSNANLPPTRPVSAYYHSQQTAQQQLQQQQQQQHTLQQQQFAHSSSNLNGQQQQAQAQHQHQLTLNNRTKSQQNFQHTLRMQQMMAPSMPNISNMYHQQQQQQQMPLQQQQQLQQQPPMSSSQSMQNVNDFQGGFQNGGGLEYQHARRSQIHEPATLYELQQQQLQQQQQQQPSPNFIALPPKPLGSLQSPNKQAAPPSTAPKPQQQQRMSQTGYLPGHGPAGVLGEDKPPLPPTATHPLFKATAQLAPGMNYVASTLDPPKGSYLPTNQQAANRPPLHSGSNPWEREEREKDLEMRREHIRQWREQQISDLSQTISRSGQQEEQLKTLILERDFERRAMELQEQEDQDQDQQYDKENIQELFRLAASGQVSAIQTPITSYRQTEIKMAEITDSSSSPVDQVAAQPPPMAPMSSHQQQQQQQPKSILKHNRYSEGGAGSSGGAPSSPSKSQKSASFADDRHLQTEHPISSLAKELTQLTMLDKDNNNETLDAAVPPPPPPERNSSYLIMSQQKLRGSTSSSMGLLKTATGNQAAAAVEIKKTSLLNTQSNNNNNNSLSGNLNNNSTSSMQASPLSAMELNAAYVSATGTGMVGGLGSPPPPPLLQRDNKRVSFHDEENNFVSGNSQQQQQQQLQQQYIIENYGMEHQDLDTIREDASYLQHNLDASMLPSMPATPDAALWNTSVQSTPGVIGAQEVYRDPRTRRLAEKQQQQQQQRAGDAVPEKLSFKEKMKMFALESGEDNTPKDKLKISRAQRDIDAVH, from the exons GTTCCATCATGTTCCATGTGCGACGGCGACCGGCGGACTCGCAGCCGCGAAGGCGTAAGAAAAAACCGCTGGGCGCCGCCAACGGAGCATCGCACATGTCCGGGGATCGGGAGGGACCCGTCCTGGTGGAGGTGACGCACAGCGGCGATGGCGGGCGGCGCATCAAGCTGGGCAGCGATCCCGTGGAGGTGGGCTCAGCGAACACCAACTGCCTGCAGCTCTTCGGACCCTCCATCCAGCCGAGGCACTGCCTCATCTCGCTGCATGAGGGCGTCTGCACGGTGACCCCGCTGCACACGGACGCCCTGACCTTCGTGAATGGCCACCACATCAGTCAGCCGACGATTTTGCAT AACGGTTCGGTTGTGATGTTTGGACGCGTGGCCTCGTACCGCTTCCTCGACTCCCCCACGGATGGACGCTACAATCTGGCCCTCTCCCAGTCCCAGTTGGACTCGGCCTGTCTCTACGAAAG TCGGTCGCCCACTTCCCCAGGATCTTGGAATGACGAGGATGGTGCTTTGAGTTCG ACGCACAAAAGCGAATACGATCAGCATCAGCAATCGAATCAATCGAGTGGATAtcagaacaacaacaacaacaacaactccaGTGAACATCCTTTGAGCAGCACCCTGAGGGGCGATGTGGTAGACAGCAAGGCCACGGGCCAGGATCAGGCGGCCAACGCCACGGGTCTGTTGGGCGGCACCCACACGATGGCCTACGACGGCCAGAGTCTCGAAGGTAATCTGGAGAACGAAACCAAATCCATTTCCAGCATGAAGTCCAGCGGTTCCAACAGTCAAGATAG ATCCCCCAAAATGCCAGGCTCTGGTCTGTtggccggcggcggtggcagcgGCTCCGGCGATGCCCAAGGACAGGAGCCCATTCTGCCGGCCGTCTTGGAGTTTCCCGAAACGCATCAAGAGCTGTTTTTGCGCCACATCATCAGCGAATTGGACGTGAACGTGCCCCACTTTAAGCTGGCGCCTGTCTATTCGCTCTACCTGTGCGCCAG ATACCGCGCCTCCACCCACTACCGTCCAGAGCTGCAGCCCACGGAGCGGGCCCACAAGCTGACGATGTTCCTGCACCATGTGGCCAATCTCGTGTACAGCGTCGTCCAGGAGCAGTACACCGACCCGCGGATCCTGGCCTTTTGGATGGCCAACAGCTCGGAGTTTCTGCACTTCCTCAAGTCGGATCGGCACATCAGTGCGTTCAGCGTCCAGGCCCAGGAGGTGCTCGCGGAGGCCGTGCAGACGGCGTTCCGCAATCTGGTCAACTGCTTCCGGCTGGAGCTCTCGCAGACCCTGAACCAGTTTCTGTCGGAGAACATCGATCACGATTCGGCGGCGGGTCTGGTGCTCACGGTCCTGGGCTCCGCCATGGCCCTGCTGCGTCGCTGTCGCGTGAATGCGGCGCTGACCATCCAGCTGTTCTCGCAGCTTTTCCACTACATCAATGTCATATGTTTCAATACG ATTGTGGCCAACTCTCAAATGTGTACCTCCGACTGGGGCAAGGTGATGACGGAGCGTCTGCAACTGCTGGAACTGTGGGCGGAGCGGCAGGGCCTGGAGCTGGCCGCCGACTGCCATCTGGCGAAGATCAACCAGTGCGCGCAGTTCCTGCAGGCGCCCAAGTCCTCGGTGGAGGAGATCCAGCAGTTGGCCTGCTCCTGCTTCCGCCTCAACTCGCTGCAGATGGGCGCCCTGCTGCAGCAGGAGAAGATACCCCGCAACCTGGTGGACACGGCCATACGCATGGCCGAGTCCGTCGCGGACGAGCTGACCCGCGCCGACGGCCGGGAGGTGCGCCTCGAGGAGTCGCCCGAACTGCACCTGGCCCTCCTGCTGCCCGACGACGGCTTCAGCTGCGATGTCGTCCGGGGCATACCCACTGGCCTGGTCGACTTCCTCAATCCCCTCCAGCAGCAGGGAATGTGCCGACTGGCCGCCCAGCCCACATCCATTGGCCTCTGGACCGTCTATATGCATCAGTTCAAT GCACGCAGCTCCAGTGCGATGTCCAACAAGCTGCCGCAGCCCGAGCTGCAGCTCATCAAACTCCACAAGAACAGCAACGGCATGGGCCTGTCCATTGTGGCGGCCAAGGGCGCCGGCCAGGAGCGTCTGGGGATCTACATCAAGAGCGTGGTGCCCGGCGGAGCAGCGGATGCCGATGGCCGCCTGCAGGCGGGCGATCAGCTGCTGCGCGTGGATGGCCAGAGTCTGATTGGGATCACTCAGGAGAG GGCCGCCGACTATCTGGTGAGGACCGGTCCGGTGGTCAGTCTGGAGGTGGCCAAGCAGGGGGCCATCTACCATGGACTGGCGACGCTGCTTCAGCAGCCCAGTCCCGTCATCCAGCGTG GTAATCGACGGATGTCCGAGCGAGATCTAACGCGTATGGGAGCCGCCGAATCATCGAAATCCCTGGGCGGCATCGGTGGCCCACTGATTGCCACCGGGCATGCCAATCACAGCCTCAGCCTTAGCCAGCACCTGAACAACAGCCACAACatgaacagcaacagcaacagcaacagccacaacagcaacagcaacagtagCATCATCAATCCGTTAGCTGCACACCTTCCAAATAGCAAATCAGTGCCGGCCTTGCATCATCACACGGGATCTGGTACCATAT CTCTGGCCAATTCCAAGTCACGCAGCACGCACAGTTTGCATAACAATACATCCGCAGCCATGGGTGGAATCGGAGGAGGAGtgggaccaggaccaggaccagggtcaggaccaggaccaggagtGGGAGCTGGAATGTTGGGTCAACCAAATGGCAGCCACAACAATGCAAATGGAAATGGCAATGgaaacggcaacggcaacgagCAAGGATTCTATCAGAATCTGAGCGTGTATCGGGCACAAAATCAAAGCCAACAGATACTGAATGAAAG ACCGCCGATGTCCACACATGCCGCCATGAACGCCTACAATGGCAATTCCCCGCTtgcacagcagcaacaacagccacagcagccaCAACCATCACcctaccagcagcagcagcagcagcagctcctccAGAGCAATGCTAATCTGCCACCCACTCGACCCGTGTCCGCCTACTACCACAGCCAGCAAACGGCGCAGCAGCaactccaacagcagcagcagcagcaacacacgctgcaacagcaacagtttgcacacagcagcagcaatctcaacggccagcagcagcaggcacagGCGCAACATCAGCACCAGCTCACCCTCAACAATCGCACCAAGAGCCAGCAGAATTTCCAGCACACCCTACGCATGCAACAGATGATGGCTCCATCGATGCCGAATATCAGCAACATGTaccaccagcaacagcagcagcaacagatgccactgcaacagcagcagcagctgcagcaacaACCTCCCATGAGCAGCAGCCAGAGCATGCAGAATGTCAACGATTTCCAGGGAGGCTTCCAGAATGGAGGCGGCCTGGAGTACCAGCATGCCCGACGCAGCCAGATCCATGAGCCTGCCACACTCTACGAactccagcagcaacaattgcaacagcaacagcagcagcagccttcgCCCAACTTCATTGCGTTGCCACCCAAGCCCCTGGGCAGCCTCCAGTCTCCCAACAAGCAGGCCGCTCCGCCCAGCACCGCACCGAAACCCCAGCAACAACAGAGAATGTCGCAGACGGGCTACTTGCCCGGCCATGGCCCTGCCGGCGTGCTGGGCGAGGATAAGCCACCGCTACCGCCCACCGCCACGCATCCGCTGTTCAAGGCCACGGCGCAGCTGGCGCCCGGCATGAACTACGTGGCGAGCACCCTGGACCCGCCGAAGGGCAGCTATCTGCCGACGAACCAACAGGCGGCCAACAGACCACCCCTCCACAGCGGCAGCAATCCGTGGGAGCGCGAGGAGCGGGAGAAGGACCTAGAGATGAGACGCGAACACATCCGCCAATGGCGAGAGCAGCAGATCTCCGATCTGTCGCAGACCATCTCCCGATCCGgtcagcaggaggagcagctgaAAACGCTCATCCTCGAGCGTGACTTTGAGCGGCGAGCGATGGAgctgcaggagcaggaggatcAGGACCAGGATCAACAGTACGACAAGGAGAACATTCAGGAGCTGTTCAGGCTGGCGGCCAGTGGGCAGGTCAGTGCCATACAAACACCCATCACCAGCTACCGCCAGACGGAGATCAAGATGGCGGAGATtaccgacagcagcagcagccccgtGGATCAGGTGGCGGCCCAACCGCCGCCGATGGCCCCGATGAGCAgtcaccagcaacagcagcagcagcagcccaagAGCATACTCAAGCATAACCGCTACTCCGAGGGGGGAGCAGGCAGCAGTGGAGGAGCCCCCTCCTCGCCATCCAAGTCGCAAAAGTCGGCCAGCTTCGCGGACGACCGGCACCTGCAGACGGAGCATCCCATCTCCAGTCTGGCCAAGGAGCTGACACAGCTCACGATGCTGGACAAGGACAACAATAACGAGACCCTGGACGCTGCAGtgcctccgccgccgccgccagaGCGAAACAGCTCCTATCTGATCATGTCGCAGCAGAAACTCAGGGGCAGCACCAGCTCCTCCATGGGATTGCTGAAGACAGCGACCGGCAATCAGGCAGCGGCCGCCGTCGAGATTAAGAAGACATCCCTACTGAACACCCAATCGaataataacaacaacaacagcttgAGCGGAAACCtgaacaacaacagcacaaGCAGCATGCAGGCATCGCCCCTCAGTGCCATGGAGCTGAATGCCGCGTATGTGTCTGCCACGGGAACGGGAATGGTGGGAGGATTGGGCTCACCGCCCCCACCACCACTGCTGCAGCGGGACAACAAGCGGGTGAGCTTCCATGACGAGGAGAACAACTTCGTGAGCGGgaacagccagcagcagcagcaacagcagctgcagcagcaatacaTCATAGAGAACTATGGCATGGAGCATCAGGATTTGGACACAATCAGAGAAGATGCTAGT TATCTGCAGCATAATCTGGATGCCTCCATGCTGCCCTCCATGCCGGCCACGCCAGATGCGGCCCTCTGGAACACCTCAGTGCAATCAACGCCCGGCGTTATAGGCGCGCAAGAGGTGTACAG AGATCCGCGTACGCGTCGCTTGGCGgagaagcaacagcagcagcagcaacaacgcGCTGGCGATGCCGTTCCCGAGAAGCTCTCCTTCAAGGAGAAGATGAAGATGTTCGCCCTCGAGTCGGGGGAGGACAACACGCCCAAGGATAAGCTGAAGATATCCCGAGCCCAGCGAGACATCGATGCAGTGCactga
- the LOC108155427 gene encoding afadin isoform X7, with protein MNLTTSSIMFHVRRRPADSQPRRRKKKPLGAANGASHMSGDREGPVLVEVTHSGDGGRRIKLGSDPVEVGSANTNCLQLFGPSIQPRHCLISLHEGVCTVTPLHTDALTFVNGHHISQPTILHNGSVVMFGRVASYRFLDSPTDGRYNLALSQSQLDSACLYESRSPTSPGSWNDEDGALSSTHKSEYDQHQQSNQSSGYQNNNNNNNSSEHPLSSTLRGDVVDSKATGQDQAANATGLLGGTHTMAYDGQSLEGNLENETKSISSMKSSGSNSQDRSPKMPGSGLLAGGGGSGSGDAQGQEPILPAVLEFPETHQELFLRHIISELDVNVPHFKLAPVYSLYLCARYRASTHYRPELQPTERAHKLTMFLHHVANLVYSVVQEQYTDPRILAFWMANSSEFLHFLKSDRHISAFSVQAQEVLAEAVQTAFRNLVNCFRLELSQTLNQFLSENIDHDSAAGLVLTVLGSAMALLRRCRVNAALTIQLFSQLFHYINVICFNTIVANSQMCTSDWGKVMTERLQLLELWAERQGLELAADCHLAKINQCAQFLQAPKSSVEEIQQLACSCFRLNSLQMGALLQQEKIPRNLVDTAIRMAESVADELTRADGREVRLEESPELHLALLLPDDGFSCDVVRGIPTGLVDFLNPLQQQGMCRLAAQPTSIGLWTVYMHQFNARSSSAMSNKLPQPELQLIKLHKNSNGMGLSIVAAKGAGQERLGIYIKSVVPGGAADADGRLQAGDQLLRVDGQSLIGITQERAADYLVRTGPVVSLEVAKQGAIYHGLATLLQQPSPVIQRGNRRMSERDLTRMGAAESSKSLGGIGGPLIATGHANHSLSLSQHLNNSHNMNSNSNSNSHNSNSNSSIINPLAAHLPNSKSVPALHHHTGSGTISLANSKSRSTHSLHNNTSAAMGGIGGGVGPGPGPGSGPGPGVGAGMLGQPNGSHNNANGNGNGNGNGNEQGFYQNLSVYRAQNQSQQILNERPPMSTHAAMNAYNGNSPLAQQQQQPQQPQPSPYQQQQQQQLLQSNANLPPTRPVSAYYHSQQTAQQQLQQQQQQQHTLQQQQFAHSSSNLNGQQQQAQAQHQHQLTLNNRTKSQQNFQHTLRMQQMMAPSMPNISNMYHQQQQQQQMPLQQQQQLQQQPPMSSSQSMQNVNDFQGGFQNGGGLEYQHARRSQIHEPATLYELQQQQLQQQQQQQPSPNFIALPPKPLGSLQSPNKQAAPPSTAPKPQQQQRMSQTGYLPGHGPAGVLGEDKPPLPPTATHPLFKATAQLAPGMNYVASTLDPPKGSYLPTNQQAANRPPLHSGSNPWEREEREKDLEMRREHIRQWREQQISDLSQTISRSGQQEEQLKTLILERDFERRAMELQEQEDQDQDQQYDKENIQELFRLAASGQVSAIQTPITSYRQTEIKMAEITDSSSSPVDQVAAQPPPMAPMSSHQQQQQQQPKSILKHNRYSEGGAGSSGGAPSSPSKSQKSASFADDRHLQTEHPISSLAKELTQLTMLDKDNNNETLDAAVPPPPPPERNSSYLIMSQQKLRGSTSSSMGLLKTATGNQAAAAVEIKKTSLLNTQSNNNNNNSLSGNLNNNSTSSMQASPLSAMELNAAYVSATGTGMVGGLGSPPPPPLLQRDNKRVSFHDEENNFVSGNSQQQQQQQLQQQYIIENYGMEHQDLDTIREDASYLQHNLDASMLPSMPATPDAALWNTSVQSTPGVIGAQEVYRDPRTRRLAEKQQQQQQQRAGDAVPEKLSFKEKMKMFALESGEDNTPKDKLKISRAQRDIDAVH; from the exons ATGAATCTCACAACGA GTTCCATCATGTTCCATGTGCGACGGCGACCGGCGGACTCGCAGCCGCGAAGGCGTAAGAAAAAACCGCTGGGCGCCGCCAACGGAGCATCGCACATGTCCGGGGATCGGGAGGGACCCGTCCTGGTGGAGGTGACGCACAGCGGCGATGGCGGGCGGCGCATCAAGCTGGGCAGCGATCCCGTGGAGGTGGGCTCAGCGAACACCAACTGCCTGCAGCTCTTCGGACCCTCCATCCAGCCGAGGCACTGCCTCATCTCGCTGCATGAGGGCGTCTGCACGGTGACCCCGCTGCACACGGACGCCCTGACCTTCGTGAATGGCCACCACATCAGTCAGCCGACGATTTTGCAT AACGGTTCGGTTGTGATGTTTGGACGCGTGGCCTCGTACCGCTTCCTCGACTCCCCCACGGATGGACGCTACAATCTGGCCCTCTCCCAGTCCCAGTTGGACTCGGCCTGTCTCTACGAAAG TCGGTCGCCCACTTCCCCAGGATCTTGGAATGACGAGGATGGTGCTTTGAGTTCG ACGCACAAAAGCGAATACGATCAGCATCAGCAATCGAATCAATCGAGTGGATAtcagaacaacaacaacaacaacaactccaGTGAACATCCTTTGAGCAGCACCCTGAGGGGCGATGTGGTAGACAGCAAGGCCACGGGCCAGGATCAGGCGGCCAACGCCACGGGTCTGTTGGGCGGCACCCACACGATGGCCTACGACGGCCAGAGTCTCGAAGGTAATCTGGAGAACGAAACCAAATCCATTTCCAGCATGAAGTCCAGCGGTTCCAACAGTCAAGATAG ATCCCCCAAAATGCCAGGCTCTGGTCTGTtggccggcggcggtggcagcgGCTCCGGCGATGCCCAAGGACAGGAGCCCATTCTGCCGGCCGTCTTGGAGTTTCCCGAAACGCATCAAGAGCTGTTTTTGCGCCACATCATCAGCGAATTGGACGTGAACGTGCCCCACTTTAAGCTGGCGCCTGTCTATTCGCTCTACCTGTGCGCCAG ATACCGCGCCTCCACCCACTACCGTCCAGAGCTGCAGCCCACGGAGCGGGCCCACAAGCTGACGATGTTCCTGCACCATGTGGCCAATCTCGTGTACAGCGTCGTCCAGGAGCAGTACACCGACCCGCGGATCCTGGCCTTTTGGATGGCCAACAGCTCGGAGTTTCTGCACTTCCTCAAGTCGGATCGGCACATCAGTGCGTTCAGCGTCCAGGCCCAGGAGGTGCTCGCGGAGGCCGTGCAGACGGCGTTCCGCAATCTGGTCAACTGCTTCCGGCTGGAGCTCTCGCAGACCCTGAACCAGTTTCTGTCGGAGAACATCGATCACGATTCGGCGGCGGGTCTGGTGCTCACGGTCCTGGGCTCCGCCATGGCCCTGCTGCGTCGCTGTCGCGTGAATGCGGCGCTGACCATCCAGCTGTTCTCGCAGCTTTTCCACTACATCAATGTCATATGTTTCAATACG ATTGTGGCCAACTCTCAAATGTGTACCTCCGACTGGGGCAAGGTGATGACGGAGCGTCTGCAACTGCTGGAACTGTGGGCGGAGCGGCAGGGCCTGGAGCTGGCCGCCGACTGCCATCTGGCGAAGATCAACCAGTGCGCGCAGTTCCTGCAGGCGCCCAAGTCCTCGGTGGAGGAGATCCAGCAGTTGGCCTGCTCCTGCTTCCGCCTCAACTCGCTGCAGATGGGCGCCCTGCTGCAGCAGGAGAAGATACCCCGCAACCTGGTGGACACGGCCATACGCATGGCCGAGTCCGTCGCGGACGAGCTGACCCGCGCCGACGGCCGGGAGGTGCGCCTCGAGGAGTCGCCCGAACTGCACCTGGCCCTCCTGCTGCCCGACGACGGCTTCAGCTGCGATGTCGTCCGGGGCATACCCACTGGCCTGGTCGACTTCCTCAATCCCCTCCAGCAGCAGGGAATGTGCCGACTGGCCGCCCAGCCCACATCCATTGGCCTCTGGACCGTCTATATGCATCAGTTCAAT GCACGCAGCTCCAGTGCGATGTCCAACAAGCTGCCGCAGCCCGAGCTGCAGCTCATCAAACTCCACAAGAACAGCAACGGCATGGGCCTGTCCATTGTGGCGGCCAAGGGCGCCGGCCAGGAGCGTCTGGGGATCTACATCAAGAGCGTGGTGCCCGGCGGAGCAGCGGATGCCGATGGCCGCCTGCAGGCGGGCGATCAGCTGCTGCGCGTGGATGGCCAGAGTCTGATTGGGATCACTCAGGAGAG GGCCGCCGACTATCTGGTGAGGACCGGTCCGGTGGTCAGTCTGGAGGTGGCCAAGCAGGGGGCCATCTACCATGGACTGGCGACGCTGCTTCAGCAGCCCAGTCCCGTCATCCAGCGTG GTAATCGACGGATGTCCGAGCGAGATCTAACGCGTATGGGAGCCGCCGAATCATCGAAATCCCTGGGCGGCATCGGTGGCCCACTGATTGCCACCGGGCATGCCAATCACAGCCTCAGCCTTAGCCAGCACCTGAACAACAGCCACAACatgaacagcaacagcaacagcaacagccacaacagcaacagcaacagtagCATCATCAATCCGTTAGCTGCACACCTTCCAAATAGCAAATCAGTGCCGGCCTTGCATCATCACACGGGATCTGGTACCATAT CTCTGGCCAATTCCAAGTCACGCAGCACGCACAGTTTGCATAACAATACATCCGCAGCCATGGGTGGAATCGGAGGAGGAGtgggaccaggaccaggaccagggtcaggaccaggaccaggagtGGGAGCTGGAATGTTGGGTCAACCAAATGGCAGCCACAACAATGCAAATGGAAATGGCAATGgaaacggcaacggcaacgagCAAGGATTCTATCAGAATCTGAGCGTGTATCGGGCACAAAATCAAAGCCAACAGATACTGAATGAAAG ACCGCCGATGTCCACACATGCCGCCATGAACGCCTACAATGGCAATTCCCCGCTtgcacagcagcaacaacagccacagcagccaCAACCATCACcctaccagcagcagcagcagcagcagctcctccAGAGCAATGCTAATCTGCCACCCACTCGACCCGTGTCCGCCTACTACCACAGCCAGCAAACGGCGCAGCAGCaactccaacagcagcagcagcagcaacacacgctgcaacagcaacagtttgcacacagcagcagcaatctcaacggccagcagcagcaggcacagGCGCAACATCAGCACCAGCTCACCCTCAACAATCGCACCAAGAGCCAGCAGAATTTCCAGCACACCCTACGCATGCAACAGATGATGGCTCCATCGATGCCGAATATCAGCAACATGTaccaccagcaacagcagcagcaacagatgccactgcaacagcagcagcagctgcagcaacaACCTCCCATGAGCAGCAGCCAGAGCATGCAGAATGTCAACGATTTCCAGGGAGGCTTCCAGAATGGAGGCGGCCTGGAGTACCAGCATGCCCGACGCAGCCAGATCCATGAGCCTGCCACACTCTACGAactccagcagcaacaattgcaacagcaacagcagcagcagccttcgCCCAACTTCATTGCGTTGCCACCCAAGCCCCTGGGCAGCCTCCAGTCTCCCAACAAGCAGGCCGCTCCGCCCAGCACCGCACCGAAACCCCAGCAACAACAGAGAATGTCGCAGACGGGCTACTTGCCCGGCCATGGCCCTGCCGGCGTGCTGGGCGAGGATAAGCCACCGCTACCGCCCACCGCCACGCATCCGCTGTTCAAGGCCACGGCGCAGCTGGCGCCCGGCATGAACTACGTGGCGAGCACCCTGGACCCGCCGAAGGGCAGCTATCTGCCGACGAACCAACAGGCGGCCAACAGACCACCCCTCCACAGCGGCAGCAATCCGTGGGAGCGCGAGGAGCGGGAGAAGGACCTAGAGATGAGACGCGAACACATCCGCCAATGGCGAGAGCAGCAGATCTCCGATCTGTCGCAGACCATCTCCCGATCCGgtcagcaggaggagcagctgaAAACGCTCATCCTCGAGCGTGACTTTGAGCGGCGAGCGATGGAgctgcaggagcaggaggatcAGGACCAGGATCAACAGTACGACAAGGAGAACATTCAGGAGCTGTTCAGGCTGGCGGCCAGTGGGCAGGTCAGTGCCATACAAACACCCATCACCAGCTACCGCCAGACGGAGATCAAGATGGCGGAGATtaccgacagcagcagcagccccgtGGATCAGGTGGCGGCCCAACCGCCGCCGATGGCCCCGATGAGCAgtcaccagcaacagcagcagcagcagcccaagAGCATACTCAAGCATAACCGCTACTCCGAGGGGGGAGCAGGCAGCAGTGGAGGAGCCCCCTCCTCGCCATCCAAGTCGCAAAAGTCGGCCAGCTTCGCGGACGACCGGCACCTGCAGACGGAGCATCCCATCTCCAGTCTGGCCAAGGAGCTGACACAGCTCACGATGCTGGACAAGGACAACAATAACGAGACCCTGGACGCTGCAGtgcctccgccgccgccgccagaGCGAAACAGCTCCTATCTGATCATGTCGCAGCAGAAACTCAGGGGCAGCACCAGCTCCTCCATGGGATTGCTGAAGACAGCGACCGGCAATCAGGCAGCGGCCGCCGTCGAGATTAAGAAGACATCCCTACTGAACACCCAATCGaataataacaacaacaacagcttgAGCGGAAACCtgaacaacaacagcacaaGCAGCATGCAGGCATCGCCCCTCAGTGCCATGGAGCTGAATGCCGCGTATGTGTCTGCCACGGGAACGGGAATGGTGGGAGGATTGGGCTCACCGCCCCCACCACCACTGCTGCAGCGGGACAACAAGCGGGTGAGCTTCCATGACGAGGAGAACAACTTCGTGAGCGGgaacagccagcagcagcagcaacagcagctgcagcagcaatacaTCATAGAGAACTATGGCATGGAGCATCAGGATTTGGACACAATCAGAGAAGATGCTAGT TATCTGCAGCATAATCTGGATGCCTCCATGCTGCCCTCCATGCCGGCCACGCCAGATGCGGCCCTCTGGAACACCTCAGTGCAATCAACGCCCGGCGTTATAGGCGCGCAAGAGGTGTACAG AGATCCGCGTACGCGTCGCTTGGCGgagaagcaacagcagcagcagcaacaacgcGCTGGCGATGCCGTTCCCGAGAAGCTCTCCTTCAAGGAGAAGATGAAGATGTTCGCCCTCGAGTCGGGGGAGGACAACACGCCCAAGGATAAGCTGAAGATATCCCGAGCCCAGCGAGACATCGATGCAGTGCactga